In Longimicrobiales bacterium, a genomic segment contains:
- a CDS encoding M24 family metallopeptidase: MKSFLSIVGTAFGLGLLTGCAAGPGEDSADGQGIELIGWSAQMAVRDDWLTKRHEMLLPMMRRHGIDMWIVVNEEFHDDPLTEYVAPARPYTGRRDVFVFVDAGDDGLRKIAATGYWEETVARFFESPIDPRPAAEVLRELYDMYEPDVIGLGIGGSRGMTRSLTWDSYDFLAEAMGADAERRFSSAEALIDEFLATRIPEEWAHYERLVALTEYVTKRALSNEAITPGVTTVGDVRRFMYDELWGHGVGTWFQPDLRVQRQGMAEVGSRGFLAVALEDIVIEPGDLVHVDFGISYMGLDSDWQKMAYVLRPGESGAPDGLKAALANTNALQDALMLRASRPGRTAGEAYRETMAEMDEQGITAQIYSHPLGNHGHGVGPSIDFRSADQADATGRTLVEGAYISIELNTKTAVPEWGGQDVYVMQEDPAYLTNEGWRFFRPRQEMFYLVR, encoded by the coding sequence ATGAAGTCGTTCTTGAGCATCGTTGGGACAGCGTTCGGTCTGGGTCTGCTCACGGGGTGTGCTGCCGGCCCGGGTGAAGACTCTGCCGACGGCCAGGGCATCGAGCTCATCGGCTGGTCGGCGCAGATGGCCGTTCGAGATGACTGGCTCACAAAGCGTCATGAGATGCTGCTCCCGATGATGCGCCGCCATGGCATCGACATGTGGATCGTGGTGAATGAGGAATTCCATGACGATCCGCTCACCGAGTATGTCGCTCCGGCCCGGCCCTATACCGGTCGTAGGGATGTGTTCGTGTTTGTCGACGCGGGAGACGATGGGCTACGTAAGATTGCGGCGACGGGATACTGGGAAGAGACGGTCGCGCGGTTCTTCGAGTCCCCGATCGATCCGCGACCGGCGGCGGAGGTGCTTCGCGAACTGTACGACATGTACGAGCCCGATGTGATCGGTCTCGGGATCGGGGGGAGTCGAGGAATGACTCGAAGTCTCACTTGGGACAGCTACGACTTCCTGGCAGAGGCGATGGGGGCGGACGCCGAGCGTCGATTCTCGAGTGCGGAGGCGCTGATTGATGAGTTTCTCGCGACGAGGATTCCCGAGGAGTGGGCGCACTACGAGCGACTCGTCGCACTGACCGAGTATGTGACCAAGCGAGCTCTTTCGAATGAGGCGATCACGCCAGGGGTGACGACCGTCGGCGACGTGCGCCGTTTCATGTACGATGAACTGTGGGGGCATGGGGTCGGCACCTGGTTTCAGCCTGATCTCCGAGTCCAGCGCCAGGGCATGGCGGAGGTCGGGTCCAGAGGGTTTCTCGCGGTTGCTCTCGAAGACATCGTGATCGAACCGGGAGACCTCGTGCATGTCGATTTCGGCATATCGTACATGGGCCTCGATAGTGACTGGCAGAAAATGGCCTACGTGCTTCGACCAGGTGAGTCCGGTGCACCCGACGGATTGAAGGCGGCTCTGGCCAACACCAACGCGCTGCAGGACGCACTCATGCTGCGCGCCTCCCGCCCAGGACGTACCGCCGGGGAAGCGTATCGTGAGACGATGGCTGAGATGGATGAGCAGGGGATCACGGCGCAGATCTACTCCCATCCCCTCGGCAACCACGGGCACGGCGTAGGGCCCAGTATCGACTTCAGGAGTGCGGACCAGGCAGACGCCACCGGCCGCACCCTGGTCGAAGGGGCTTACATATCGATCGAGCTCAACACGAAGACAGCCGTACCTGAATGGGGCGGTCAGGACGTCTATGTGATGCAGGAGGACCCGGCCTATCTGACCAACGAGGGGTGGCGCTTCTTCCGACCCAGGCAGGAGATGTTCTACCTGGTTCGCTAG
- a CDS encoding DinB family protein — MKKTFVVVACAMALWIPMAASSQTVTSTLEGLFEVTKGNIIASAQMLDEDMYAFRPVDEVRSMGEIFAHIAGAQYSFCSAASGESSPNSENFEETRTTKAQILDALEGGFAYCDEVFSHTVDADGANSVSFFTGPNTVFGVLAFNSAHNYEHYGNLVTYMRLNGITPPSSMQ, encoded by the coding sequence ATGAAGAAAACTTTTGTCGTTGTTGCGTGTGCCATGGCGCTATGGATCCCGATGGCCGCCTCGAGTCAGACGGTTACGTCCACGCTCGAGGGGCTTTTCGAAGTAACGAAGGGCAATATCATAGCCAGCGCTCAAATGCTGGATGAAGACATGTACGCGTTCCGCCCGGTGGATGAAGTCCGCTCGATGGGCGAGATCTTCGCGCACATTGCTGGTGCCCAGTACTCGTTTTGCTCAGCGGCGTCCGGCGAGTCGAGTCCGAACTCGGAGAACTTCGAGGAGACTCGCACTACCAAGGCACAGATTCTTGATGCGCTCGAGGGCGGCTTCGCCTACTGCGATGAGGTGTTCAGCCACACCGTGGATGCGGACGGGGCCAACAGTGTTTCGTTTTTCACTGGCCCGAACACGGTGTTCGGTGTGCTCGCGTTCAACTCGGCACACAACTACGAGCACTACGGCAACCTGGTCACGTACATGCGTCTGAACGGCATCACTCCGCCGTCGTCGATGCAGTAA
- a CDS encoding Na/Pi symporter, with translation MFSAPPDVEVTEAPWQEHAVVRALTVVTLLYLFLVGVNGLGSGFRALGEGVLESFFAATENPFIGLMVGILATTLVQSSSVTTSMIVGLVAAPLNPIPIANAVPMIMGANIGTTVTNTLASMAHMGRKEEFRRAFAVATVHDFFNYFAVLVLLPLEIMTGVLRKTATALAGFLGGFGGADYDSPIKLAIKAGGAPIEGALAMLLPSERLVAVGYIVVSALMIFLTLVSIVKVMRSSMQTKMEALVSRALAKSAVIAIIVGAIATVMVQSSSITTSLMVPLAGAGVLTLRQAFPVTLGANLGTTVTALLAAMAVTDTNAQAGLTIALVHLLFNLAGTALIYPFEPIRNIPLRAASGLADIAAESKRWAVIYVVGLFYGIPVLFAVLNELLT, from the coding sequence ATGTTCTCCGCTCCACCCGATGTTGAAGTGACGGAAGCTCCATGGCAGGAGCACGCGGTCGTGAGAGCGCTGACCGTCGTCACGTTGCTGTATCTCTTCCTGGTCGGCGTAAACGGACTTGGATCCGGCTTCCGCGCCTTGGGCGAGGGGGTACTTGAGTCGTTCTTCGCTGCGACGGAGAATCCGTTCATCGGACTCATGGTGGGTATCCTCGCGACCACGCTGGTTCAGAGTTCATCGGTGACGACCTCGATGATCGTCGGTCTCGTGGCCGCACCGCTGAATCCGATTCCGATCGCGAACGCCGTGCCAATGATCATGGGTGCGAACATCGGGACCACGGTGACCAACACGCTGGCGTCGATGGCTCACATGGGGCGGAAGGAAGAGTTCCGGCGTGCGTTCGCGGTCGCGACAGTGCACGACTTCTTCAACTATTTCGCGGTTCTCGTGCTGTTGCCGCTCGAGATCATGACGGGTGTTCTGCGAAAAACAGCGACGGCCCTCGCAGGCTTCCTGGGTGGTTTCGGTGGGGCCGACTACGACAGCCCGATCAAGCTTGCGATCAAGGCAGGAGGGGCACCCATCGAGGGCGCCCTCGCGATGTTGCTGCCTTCCGAGCGCTTGGTCGCTGTCGGGTACATTGTGGTCAGCGCGTTGATGATCTTCCTGACGCTCGTGAGCATCGTAAAGGTCATGCGCTCGAGTATGCAGACGAAGATGGAGGCGCTCGTTTCTCGGGCCCTCGCCAAGAGCGCAGTGATCGCGATCATCGTCGGTGCCATCGCCACGGTCATGGTTCAGTCGAGCTCGATCACGACCTCGCTTATGGTGCCCCTCGCCGGCGCCGGGGTGCTTACCCTACGCCAGGCGTTTCCGGTAACCCTGGGTGCGAACCTCGGCACCACGGTCACCGCGCTTCTGGCAGCAATGGCCGTTACCGATACGAACGCACAGGCCGGCCTGACGATCGCCCTCGTGCACCTGCTCTTCAATCTTGCGGGCACGGCGTTGATCTATCCGTTTGAGCCCATTCGCAATATCCCGCTGCGAGCCGCGTCCGGCCTCGCCGATATCGCAGCCGAATCGAAGAGATGGGCCGTCATCTACGTGGTTGGTCTTTTCTACGGTATTCCCGTGTTGTTTGCGGTCCTCAACGAGTTGCTCACATAG
- a CDS encoding amidohydrolase family protein, which yields MRVSTPAARAVLLLVIAITPTACDAQQRPGQDRQPTIPPPTILEYKPQSTLVVPEHEIPRARFPVVDIHGHPPTLDNPENIARVIEAMDRLNIGVMVQARPSSGERLTSQIEAVRMAGYTDRFVFFASVDLNDVGPGSGAQIAAQLERDVESGAVGIGEIQKGFGLTTRKADGARLEMDDPELEIVWETAGRLGIPVFVHTADPPEFFEPLDYSNERWLEMALFERRRFNDPAQFPAFDDLMAERNRMLEKHPNTTWILAHMGWHTHDLGQLGDIFDRNPNVLAEVGAVLYDLGRQPRFAREFFDKYRDRILFGKDSFQPDEYPYYWRVFETADEYFDYYRGYHAFWKLYGMDLSEETLRALYYENAVRIIPNMPTSAFESN from the coding sequence ATGCGTGTCTCCACTCCCGCAGCAAGAGCTGTTCTCCTGCTCGTGATCGCTATCACACCCACCGCGTGCGATGCACAGCAGCGTCCGGGCCAGGACCGTCAGCCGACGATTCCTCCCCCGACCATTCTCGAGTATAAACCGCAGTCGACGCTCGTGGTGCCGGAGCATGAAATCCCTCGTGCGCGGTTCCCTGTCGTGGACATCCACGGACACCCGCCGACGCTCGACAACCCGGAGAACATCGCTCGCGTCATCGAAGCCATGGATCGCTTGAATATCGGTGTGATGGTTCAGGCGAGGCCCAGCTCGGGTGAACGGCTGACGTCACAGATCGAAGCGGTCCGGATGGCCGGCTACACAGATCGGTTCGTCTTCTTCGCCTCGGTCGATCTCAACGATGTCGGACCCGGATCCGGCGCCCAAATCGCTGCGCAGCTCGAGCGCGATGTCGAGTCTGGAGCGGTTGGCATCGGAGAAATCCAGAAGGGGTTTGGTCTCACGACTCGGAAAGCCGACGGCGCTCGGCTCGAGATGGATGACCCGGAGCTGGAAATCGTCTGGGAGACGGCGGGGCGTCTCGGAATACCTGTGTTCGTTCACACAGCCGATCCTCCGGAGTTCTTTGAGCCTCTCGACTACTCCAATGAGCGCTGGCTAGAGATGGCGCTGTTCGAGCGTCGCCGCTTCAACGACCCAGCGCAGTTCCCCGCATTCGACGACCTCATGGCCGAACGGAATCGAATGCTGGAGAAGCACCCCAACACCACGTGGATCCTGGCCCACATGGGATGGCACACGCACGACCTGGGGCAGCTCGGCGATATTTTCGACCGAAACCCAAACGTTCTCGCGGAAGTGGGTGCCGTTCTGTACGACCTGGGCCGGCAGCCGCGCTTCGCTCGTGAGTTCTTCGACAAGTATCGCGACCGTATCCTCTTCGGTAAGGACTCGTTTCAGCCCGACGAGTACCCCTACTACTGGCGGGTCTTCGAGACCGCGGACGAGTACTTCGACTACTACCGCGGCTACCACGCCTTCTGGAAGCTGTATGGGATGGATCTCTCGGAAGAGACGCTCCGCGCGCTTTACTACGAGAACGCCGTCCGGATCATCCCGAACATGCCGACGTCTGCCTTCGAGTCGAACTGA
- a CDS encoding amidohydrolase family protein: MKKRVPVWVGIFLIMAGLATPAVVSAQDGEEVDEATELLKEGLPLTPGRTLSETFTEGSWISLDVSPDGQTIVFDLLGDLYTMPFAGGTATSLTQGMAFDGQPRFSPDGQTVAFISDRSGGDGLWTISVDKADTVRVTKGNNSAYQSPEWTPDGDYILATKQNPGQGKMWMYHRKGGGGAQLIEEPENARTTGAAFGPDERYIWHSRRTGTWTYNSPGADYQLWVYDRETGESSSRSGRYGGAFRPTLSPDGQWLVYGSRHVSETGLRIRDMETGDERWLAFPVQRDEQESRAARDAYPGMSFTPDSREVVAFYGGHIWRVPLDGSAPIEIPFRVNAEVPMGPEVDFDYPIEDTPTFVAKQIRDVAPSPDGKRLAITVMGDLYVTNARGGDVVRIDDGGSMSAMPAWSPDGERLVFTTYSDESGGHLHSVRGNGNDLTQLTTTDAFYTQAVWSPDGSRILAIRGPGRAYEEALTQGVPRGAVDLVALPSSGGDATVITSVAGLARPHFTTDSDRIYAFQGGTGLISMRWDGTDREEHVQVRGGTPPGGSGPGAAAGLILMAPVGDQALAQVGNQLYTVTVPRGLGGEAPTISVGNPDDASFPASQLTDIGAQFPAWSSDGGSVHWALGNAYFVYDLGASQVFADSVDAADDSDGEGDEEPGEDETDDDDATYRPTEARIRIEVERDIPSGVIALTGARIITMNGDEIFERGDIVIRDNRIEAVGPSGSITIPGGAETMDMAGATIVPGFVDTHAHLRASFNVHRAQPWSYAANLAYGVTTARDPQTGSSDVLSYEDMIRAGTMLGPRIYSTGQGVFSGELIGSLDEARDVLSRYSDYFDTKTIKMYGAGNREVRQWIIQAARELELMPTTEGSLDLRLNMTMAQDGYSGTEHNLPGVPLFNDVTQLVAQSNMATTPTIVVTYGGPWGENYFYTTTDVLRDQKLATFTPFEEIYSKAARRAGGPGWFDESQYIHKEISDFIDDVVEAGGRAGVGSHGQLQGLGYHWELWLVGSSDRMTNHEALQIATIIGADALGLDNDVGSLEVGKMADLVVLDRNPLNDLRNTNTVRFVMKNGRLFEGDSLAERWPEQGPAAGLYWQNDGAMPTRTTGGND; the protein is encoded by the coding sequence ATGAAGAAGCGTGTGCCCGTGTGGGTCGGAATTTTCTTGATCATGGCGGGTCTCGCGACCCCCGCGGTCGTCTCGGCCCAAGATGGTGAAGAAGTCGACGAGGCGACGGAGCTCCTGAAGGAAGGGCTGCCGCTTACTCCAGGCCGCACGCTTTCCGAGACGTTCACCGAGGGATCGTGGATCTCTCTCGATGTGAGCCCTGACGGTCAGACGATCGTCTTCGATCTCCTAGGTGATCTCTACACGATGCCTTTTGCGGGGGGCACCGCGACGTCCCTCACGCAGGGCATGGCCTTTGACGGTCAGCCTCGCTTCAGCCCCGACGGACAAACGGTGGCGTTCATCAGCGATAGGAGTGGCGGCGACGGGTTGTGGACCATTTCTGTCGACAAGGCCGACACGGTCCGGGTCACGAAGGGAAACAACTCGGCCTACCAGTCCCCTGAGTGGACTCCGGACGGTGATTACATCCTTGCCACAAAGCAGAATCCCGGGCAGGGAAAGATGTGGATGTACCACCGGAAGGGGGGTGGGGGAGCGCAGCTGATCGAGGAACCCGAGAACGCTCGGACTACGGGTGCGGCTTTCGGTCCGGATGAGAGGTACATCTGGCATTCTCGCCGGACGGGTACCTGGACCTACAACTCTCCCGGCGCGGACTATCAGCTGTGGGTCTACGATCGCGAGACGGGTGAGAGCTCCTCCCGGTCGGGTCGTTACGGGGGCGCGTTTCGCCCGACCCTGTCACCGGACGGACAATGGCTCGTTTACGGAAGTCGACATGTTTCCGAGACTGGCCTTCGGATCCGCGACATGGAGACCGGCGACGAGCGATGGCTGGCGTTCCCGGTTCAGAGAGACGAGCAGGAATCACGGGCAGCGCGGGACGCGTACCCGGGGATGAGCTTTACGCCCGACTCCCGTGAGGTCGTTGCGTTCTACGGGGGTCACATTTGGCGTGTCCCCCTCGACGGATCTGCGCCGATCGAGATTCCGTTCCGAGTGAATGCCGAGGTGCCGATGGGGCCGGAGGTCGACTTCGACTACCCCATCGAAGACACACCCACGTTCGTTGCCAAGCAGATTCGTGACGTGGCACCATCGCCGGACGGCAAGCGCCTCGCGATCACTGTGATGGGCGATCTCTATGTCACGAACGCACGCGGTGGCGATGTCGTACGGATCGATGACGGCGGATCAATGTCTGCAATGCCCGCATGGTCCCCCGATGGTGAGCGCCTCGTCTTTACGACGTACTCGGACGAGTCTGGTGGACATCTGCACTCTGTCCGCGGGAACGGGAACGACCTGACCCAGCTGACCACGACCGATGCTTTCTATACGCAGGCTGTCTGGTCGCCGGATGGCTCACGGATCCTCGCGATCCGAGGGCCGGGCCGGGCGTACGAAGAGGCGCTGACCCAGGGTGTGCCTCGCGGGGCCGTCGACCTCGTGGCGCTGCCTTCGTCGGGTGGGGATGCGACCGTGATTACATCTGTCGCCGGTCTGGCCAGGCCCCATTTTACCACCGATTCCGACCGGATCTATGCCTTCCAGGGAGGCACGGGCCTGATCTCAATGCGCTGGGATGGCACCGATCGAGAGGAGCACGTACAGGTTCGAGGCGGTACGCCGCCGGGTGGCAGTGGGCCGGGTGCAGCGGCAGGACTGATTCTCATGGCGCCGGTTGGTGACCAGGCGCTGGCCCAGGTCGGAAACCAGCTCTACACGGTGACGGTGCCCCGTGGGCTGGGCGGCGAGGCCCCGACGATCTCTGTCGGAAATCCCGACGACGCGTCTTTTCCTGCCTCGCAGCTGACCGACATCGGGGCCCAGTTTCCCGCCTGGAGCAGCGACGGCGGTTCGGTCCACTGGGCGCTGGGGAACGCCTACTTCGTCTACGATCTCGGCGCGTCGCAGGTGTTCGCGGACAGTGTGGACGCGGCAGACGACTCCGACGGCGAGGGAGACGAAGAGCCGGGGGAAGATGAGACGGACGACGATGACGCGACGTACAGACCCACGGAGGCTCGCATCCGCATCGAGGTGGAGCGGGATATCCCGTCTGGTGTCATCGCGCTGACCGGCGCGCGGATCATCACGATGAATGGCGATGAGATCTTCGAGCGCGGCGACATCGTGATTCGGGACAATCGAATCGAGGCAGTCGGGCCTTCAGGGAGTATCACTATCCCCGGTGGTGCCGAGACGATGGACATGGCAGGAGCGACCATCGTTCCGGGGTTCGTAGATACCCACGCGCATCTACGGGCGTCCTTCAACGTCCATCGGGCGCAGCCATGGTCCTACGCAGCGAATCTGGCCTACGGCGTGACCACTGCCCGCGATCCCCAGACCGGGTCGAGTGACGTCCTTTCCTATGAGGACATGATTCGAGCCGGGACCATGCTTGGACCGCGCATCTACAGCACTGGTCAGGGCGTGTTCTCCGGTGAGCTGATCGGGAGCCTCGACGAGGCACGTGACGTGCTCAGTCGCTACTCCGACTATTTCGACACGAAGACGATCAAGATGTACGGCGCTGGCAATCGGGAGGTGCGGCAATGGATCATCCAGGCTGCCCGCGAGCTCGAGCTGATGCCGACGACCGAGGGAAGTCTCGACCTTCGTCTCAACATGACGATGGCCCAGGATGGGTACTCGGGGACCGAGCACAATCTGCCGGGAGTCCCGCTGTTCAACGACGTCACGCAGCTGGTTGCTCAGTCGAACATGGCTACGACGCCGACGATCGTCGTGACCTACGGCGGACCGTGGGGCGAGAACTACTTCTACACGACGACCGACGTACTGAGAGATCAGAAGCTGGCGACCTTCACCCCGTTCGAAGAGATCTACTCGAAGGCGGCGCGCAGGGCCGGTGGGCCGGGGTGGTTCGATGAGAGCCAGTACATCCATAAGGAGATCTCCGACTTCATCGATGACGTGGTAGAGGCAGGTGGGCGGGCCGGCGTCGGGAGTCACGGGCAGCTACAGGGGCTCGGCTATCATTGGGAGCTCTGGCTGGTGGGTTCGTCGGACAGAATGACGAACCACGAGGCCCTTCAGATCGCAACGATCATCGGAGCCGATGCGTTGGGCCTCGACAACGACGTCGGGTCCCTCGAAGTCGGAAAAATGGCGGACCTCGTCGTGCTCGACAGGAATCCACTCAATGATCTGCGGAACACGAACACGGTCCGCTTCGTCATGAAGAATGGGCGTCTCTTTGAGGGTGATTCTCTCGCTGAGCGCTGGCCGGAACAGGGCCCCGCCGCGGGCCTGTACTGGCAGAATGACGGAGCTATGCCGACTCGTACGACCGGTGGCAACGACTGA
- a CDS encoding CoA transferase, with translation MKPLAGVRVCDVTQNLAGPFCAQILADLGATVIKVEPPGGDLGRTWGPPFWGGDSTLFLSANRGKRSIILDLKQSEGMAVLGRLAESCDVFVQASRPQTAERLGIDYASVRAWREDVIHLSISAYGQDGPMSEQPGYDPLMQAYAGIISVTGQPGGPPTRVGGSVVDFGTGMWGAIAVLAALRERDATGQGASVEASLMDTSLAWVSYHMMGYLATGEVPGPMGSSLGAIAPYRAFQTTDGHVMIASGNDPIFGRLCLALDLPDLAADKRFTSNPRRVESREVLDPLVEARTRAYSTEELLSLLREHSVPASAIQSIADVVEDEQVLAAGMVPIVPNERAEGYRDVSLPVRLNDERPRGEHPPPRSGEHTNEVLAELGFTTDEVERLRADGAVEAAG, from the coding sequence ATGAAGCCACTCGCCGGCGTCCGTGTCTGTGACGTCACCCAGAACCTCGCTGGCCCGTTCTGTGCGCAGATCCTTGCAGATCTGGGCGCGACGGTGATAAAGGTCGAGCCGCCGGGCGGCGATCTGGGGAGGACCTGGGGGCCGCCGTTCTGGGGAGGGGATAGCACGCTCTTTTTAAGTGCTAATCGAGGCAAGCGCAGCATCATTCTCGACCTCAAGCAGTCGGAGGGCATGGCTGTCCTGGGGAGACTCGCCGAGAGTTGCGATGTCTTCGTCCAGGCTTCACGCCCCCAAACGGCTGAACGACTGGGCATCGACTACGCGTCGGTCCGAGCGTGGCGCGAGGACGTGATCCATCTGTCGATCAGCGCGTATGGTCAGGACGGCCCGATGAGCGAACAGCCTGGCTATGACCCGCTCATGCAGGCGTATGCAGGGATTATTTCGGTCACCGGGCAGCCGGGCGGCCCTCCGACCCGGGTCGGTGGGTCGGTGGTCGACTTTGGGACGGGCATGTGGGGAGCGATCGCCGTCTTGGCAGCACTGCGCGAACGGGATGCGACGGGGCAGGGGGCCTCGGTTGAGGCGTCGCTCATGGACACGTCACTTGCCTGGGTCTCCTATCACATGATGGGCTATCTCGCGACCGGCGAGGTCCCAGGACCCATGGGTTCCAGCCTAGGTGCGATTGCGCCGTATCGTGCCTTCCAGACGACAGATGGACATGTGATGATCGCGTCGGGGAATGACCCAATCTTCGGACGACTCTGCCTGGCGCTGGATCTGCCGGACCTTGCAGCTGACAAGCGTTTCACGTCGAATCCTCGGCGAGTCGAGTCTCGCGAAGTACTCGACCCGCTTGTTGAGGCTCGCACACGAGCCTACTCGACCGAAGAACTGCTCTCGTTGCTGCGCGAGCACTCCGTACCAGCGTCTGCGATTCAGTCGATCGCCGATGTGGTGGAAGACGAGCAGGTCCTGGCGGCAGGAATGGTGCCCATTGTGCCAAACGAGCGAGCCGAGGGGTATCGAGATGTCTCTCTTCCTGTGCGCCTCAACGACGAGCGCCCGAGAGGCGAACATCCGCCGCCACGGTCAGGTGAGCACACGAATGAGGTGCTAGCTGAGCTTGGCTTCACTACTGACGAGGTCGAGCGTCTCCGCGCCGATGGTGCCGTAGAAGCTGCGGGGTAG
- a CDS encoding SUMF1/EgtB/PvdO family nonheme iron enzyme, producing the protein MQCDLGRPVNQSQLGVGAAAALLVGATWTALQLAPEASDKERATVAPSNASADVRDGFRADLWHLPADDLAGFVAIPEGTFTMGSHPGVDSLAFDVEWWGEGRVQGIVHLPTYYVARFEVTGAQYRAFVQASGHTVVDPAALRVSPDYPVTNVSWTDAVAYARWLDQALRASSGVPEPLTRLLGEGWRVDLPDEAQWEKAARGTDARIFPWGSEPRADRAQFRTRSTARVGTFPCPECAYPISDLAGNVWEWTRSPYQAYPFTTSDDGAALGAEALWVMRGGSFGDPEQHIRAANRGGADPGARRPFIGFRIALVPGP; encoded by the coding sequence ATGCAATGCGACCTCGGGCGCCCCGTGAACCAGTCGCAGTTGGGAGTTGGGGCGGCGGCGGCACTGCTTGTCGGGGCCACGTGGACCGCCCTTCAGTTGGCTCCCGAAGCCAGTGACAAGGAGAGGGCAACCGTCGCGCCCTCCAATGCGAGTGCCGATGTCCGGGACGGCTTCCGGGCTGACCTGTGGCATCTCCCGGCGGACGATCTGGCCGGCTTCGTCGCGATTCCCGAAGGCACATTTACAATGGGAAGCCATCCAGGAGTCGACTCGCTCGCCTTCGACGTCGAGTGGTGGGGCGAAGGCAGAGTCCAGGGAATCGTGCACCTCCCGACGTACTACGTTGCCCGCTTCGAGGTCACGGGAGCCCAGTATCGTGCCTTCGTCCAGGCTTCAGGACACACGGTTGTCGACCCGGCGGCGCTTCGGGTCTCACCAGACTATCCGGTGACAAACGTCTCGTGGACGGACGCCGTGGCCTACGCACGATGGCTCGACCAGGCACTGCGGGCTTCGAGCGGCGTGCCCGAGCCGCTCACGCGACTGCTGGGAGAGGGCTGGCGAGTCGATCTCCCCGATGAGGCGCAATGGGAGAAGGCCGCCCGGGGCACGGACGCGAGGATCTTCCCGTGGGGCAGCGAGCCACGGGCAGATCGAGCCCAGTTCCGGACGAGAAGCACAGCGCGCGTAGGGACGTTCCCGTGCCCGGAGTGCGCTTATCCGATCTCAGATCTCGCTGGTAACGTCTGGGAGTGGACTCGCAGTCCGTATCAAGCGTATCCGTTCACGACGAGTGACGACGGGGCGGCCCTCGGGGCGGAGGCACTATGGGTCATGCGGGGCGGATCGTTCGGAGACCCTGAGCAGCACATCCGCGCGGCGAACCGAGGCGGTGCAGACCCGGGAGCGCGCCGACCATTTATCGGCTTCCGGATCGCTCTCGTTCCAGGGCCATGA
- a CDS encoding dipeptidase, whose translation MNRASLSTFLVLAIFAAPVAAQDTHMQKALRVLSTTPLIDGHNDLPWAIRNSELAPHDVAADGHNLRETTPFHTDIDRLRAGRVGGQFWSVYIPFEASEEGAAKVQLEQIDIGLQIIDRYPDAFELALTASDLESAFGRGRIASMLGMEGGHAIENSLGSLRAYYAMGVRYMTLTHNGTLDWADACCDEARHGGLSEFGKEVVREMNRMGMLVDISHTSPKTMNDVLDVAEAPVIWSHASARGVHEHARNVPDQVLRRLPENGGVVMITFVPQFLTSNDQATIGDVADHIEHVVNLAGIDHVGLGSDYDGIESTPVGLEDVSKFPVLLAELSRRGWSEEDMAKVAGENVLRAWREAETAARLLQRQRSPSTKTIQELDGTIGQDR comes from the coding sequence ATGAATCGAGCATCCCTGAGCACTTTTCTTGTCCTCGCCATCTTCGCAGCCCCGGTCGCCGCGCAGGACACGCACATGCAGAAGGCGCTGCGCGTACTCTCGACGACTCCGCTGATCGACGGCCACAATGATCTTCCGTGGGCAATCCGCAACAGCGAACTCGCCCCACATGATGTCGCGGCGGACGGGCACAATCTCCGCGAGACGACACCGTTTCACACGGATATCGATCGGCTCCGTGCCGGTCGCGTCGGCGGGCAGTTCTGGTCCGTCTATATCCCGTTTGAAGCTTCCGAAGAGGGCGCGGCCAAGGTCCAGCTCGAACAGATCGATATCGGGCTCCAGATCATCGACCGATATCCTGACGCATTTGAGCTCGCTCTGACTGCGTCGGATCTCGAGAGTGCATTCGGGCGCGGTCGGATTGCTTCGATGCTGGGAATGGAAGGCGGCCACGCGATCGAAAATTCACTCGGGTCGCTCCGGGCGTACTACGCGATGGGTGTCCGGTACATGACTCTGACGCACAACGGCACGCTCGACTGGGCCGATGCGTGTTGTGATGAGGCGAGGCACGGCGGTCTCAGTGAATTCGGTAAAGAGGTTGTGCGAGAGATGAATCGAATGGGCATGCTCGTCGATATTTCGCACACGTCACCCAAAACGATGAACGACGTCCTCGATGTTGCCGAGGCCCCTGTAATCTGGTCGCACGCTTCCGCTCGAGGCGTGCATGAGCATGCGCGGAACGTTCCGGATCAGGTGCTGCGCCGACTTCCTGAAAATGGCGGTGTCGTCATGATCACCTTCGTACCGCAGTTCCTCACGTCGAACGACCAAGCGACCATCGGGGATGTTGCAGACCACATCGAGCACGTCGTGAATCTCGCCGGCATCGATCATGTCGGCCTCGGATCCGACTACGATGGCATCGAGTCGACACCGGTCGGGCTCGAGGACGTATCGAAATTTCCTGTGCTCCTTGCCGAGCTGTCGCGCCGTGGCTGGAGTGAAGAGGACATGGCCAAAGTGGCTGGCGAAAACGTCCTGCGTGCGTGGCGTGAGGCTGAGACGGCGGCGCGGTTGCTTCAGCGTCAGCGGTCCCCTTCGACGAAGACCATCCAGGAGCTCGATGGCACGATCGGGCAAGATCGTTGA